A region from the Candidatus Methanoperedens sp. genome encodes:
- a CDS encoding PEP-utilizing enzyme — protein MPSDVPRMVTFGHGRQGEITSEDFGNKAAYLARIAELGIPVPPGFSLNVSICEEYYRNGGRLPGDVPDLLRQGIAFIERATGLIFGGRKPLLVSVRSGAPVTMPGVMDTLLNVGLNRETLRRMISLTGNPRFSWDCYRRLMENFGEVVFSHDAGQYRSLLKDAMKKEGALDEVELESSSLKRLAGEYERIFLEGGHKIPEDVHEQLELAVVEVLRSWMNPRAQAFRKMNLVNNVRGTAVTVQAMVYGNIGPRSGAGVAFTRNPWTGENELLLDFKFGAQGEDVVSGARSTVTQRELLETMPQLDQELLAVGRKIESHFKDMQDIEFTVQEGKLYILQSRDGKRSQLAALRIAIELCQEGIISPQEARERLREVDIESISIQKVISHDSPLAAGISASSGVVSGRIAFTGEVAERFSADGPVILVRDMVTPDDIPGIAICAGILTARGARTSHAAVVARQMGKVCIVNCTDLDIDVPNHKCRLGRRELSEGDEITLDGNAGLVYLDHGKVDVVYEKPLALIDVVKSWGTI, from the coding sequence ATGCCAAGCGATGTTCCAAGAATGGTTACGTTCGGGCATGGCCGCCAGGGCGAGATAACATCTGAGGATTTCGGAAATAAGGCAGCTTATCTGGCGAGAATAGCAGAACTTGGGATTCCAGTTCCACCCGGCTTCTCTTTGAACGTTTCAATCTGCGAGGAATACTACCGGAATGGAGGGAGACTCCCCGGAGACGTGCCTGACCTCCTGCGTCAGGGAATCGCATTCATTGAGAGAGCCACAGGACTGATATTCGGCGGACGTAAACCGCTTCTTGTATCGGTGAGATCCGGTGCCCCGGTCACGATGCCCGGAGTTATGGATACATTGCTGAACGTGGGTCTCAACAGGGAAACACTTCGGAGAATGATATCCCTGACAGGAAACCCCCGCTTTTCCTGGGATTGCTACAGGAGACTGATGGAAAACTTCGGTGAAGTAGTGTTCTCGCATGACGCCGGGCAATACAGATCGCTCTTAAAGGATGCCATGAAAAAAGAGGGTGCACTGGATGAAGTGGAGCTGGAATCCAGCAGTCTTAAGCGCCTTGCAGGGGAATATGAAAGGATATTTCTGGAGGGAGGCCACAAGATCCCGGAGGACGTTCATGAACAATTGGAGCTTGCTGTGGTCGAAGTCCTTCGGTCCTGGATGAACCCCAGGGCGCAGGCATTCCGCAAGATGAACCTGGTGAATAATGTCCGCGGGACCGCTGTCACGGTGCAGGCCATGGTCTATGGGAACATAGGTCCGCGTTCCGGGGCAGGCGTTGCCTTCACGAGGAACCCCTGGACAGGGGAGAACGAACTCCTGCTCGACTTCAAGTTCGGAGCCCAGGGAGAGGATGTGGTATCCGGTGCACGATCAACCGTCACACAGAGAGAGCTGCTGGAAACCATGCCCCAGTTAGATCAGGAACTCCTTGCTGTTGGCAGGAAGATCGAATCCCATTTTAAAGATATGCAGGATATAGAGTTCACGGTGCAGGAGGGGAAGCTCTATATCCTCCAGAGCCGCGACGGAAAGAGGTCGCAGCTTGCGGCTCTTAGAATTGCCATAGAGCTGTGCCAGGAAGGAATCATCTCGCCGCAGGAAGCGCGGGAGAGGCTTCGAGAAGTGGATATCGAATCTATCAGCATCCAGAAGGTAATCTCTCATGATTCTCCCCTTGCTGCGGGAATATCCGCGTCCAGCGGTGTAGTCTCTGGTCGAATCGCATTCACAGGCGAGGTGGCGGAAAGGTTCTCTGCTGACGGGCCTGTTATCCTGGTCAGGGATATGGTCACCCCTGACGACATTCCGGGAATCGCCATCTGCGCAGGAATACTCACTGCCCGCGGGGCAAGAACCTCACATGCTGCAGTAGTTGCCCGCCAGATGGGCAAGGTCTGTATTGTGAACTGCACTGATCTTGATATTGACGTTCCCAATCATAAGTGCCGGCTGGGCAGACGGGAGCTTTCTGAAGGAGATGAAATCACCCTGGACGGAAATGCTGGCTTAGTGTATCTTGACCATGGAAAAGTGGATGTGGTATATGAGAAGCCACTCGCGCTGATCGACGTCGTTAAAAGCTGGGGTACTATATAA